Proteins encoded by one window of Macaca fascicularis isolate 582-1 chromosome 10, T2T-MFA8v1.1:
- the NEFH gene encoding neurofilament heavy polypeptide — protein MMSFGGADALLGAPFAPLHGGGSLHYALARKGGAGGTRSAAGSSSGFHSWTRTSVSSVSASPSRFRGAGAASSTDSLDTLSNGPEGCVVAAATARSEKEQLQALNDRFAGYIDKVRQLEAHNRSLEGEAAALRQQQAGRSAMGELYEREVREMRGAVLRLGAARGQLRLEQEHLLEDIAHVRQRLDDEARQREEAEAAARALARFAQEAEAARVELQKKAQALQEECGYLRRHHQEEVGELLGQIQGSSAAQAQVQAETRDALKCDVTSALREIRAQLEGHAVQSTLQSEEWFRVRLDRLSEAAKVNTDAMRSVQEEITEYRRQLQARTTELETLKSTKDSLERQRSELEDRHQADIASYQEAIQQLDAELRNTKWEMAAQLREYQDLLNVKMALDIEIAAYRKLLEGEECRIGFGPIPFSLPEGLPKIPAVSTHIKVKSEEKVKVVEKSEKETVIVEEQTEETQVTEEVTEEEEKEAKEEEGKEEEVGEEEEAEGGEEAAKSPPAEEAASPEKEAKSPVKEEAKSPAEAKSPEKEEAKSPAEVKSPEKAKSPAKEEAKSPAEAKSPEKEEAKSPAEVKSPEKAKSPAKEEAKSPAEAKSPEKAKSPVKEEAKSPAEAKSPEKAKSPTKEEAKSPKKAKSPEKEAKSPEKAKSPVKEEAKSPEKAKSPVKEEAKSPEKAKSPVKEEAKSPEKAKSPVKEEVKSPEKAKSPEKAKSPVKEEAKSPEKAKSPEKAKSPVKEEAKSPEKAKSPEKAKTLDVKSPEAKTPAKEEAKSPADKSPEKAKSPVKEEVKSPEKAKSPLKEDAKAPEKEIPKKEEVKSPVKEEKPQEVKVKEPPKKAEEEKAPATPKTEEKDSKKEEAPKKEAPKPKVEEKKEPAVEKPKESKVEAKKEEAEDKKKAATPEKEAPAKVGVKEDAKPKEKTEVAKKEPDDAKAKEPSKPAEKEEAAAAPEKKDTKEEKAKKPEEKPKTEAKAKEDDKTLSKEPTKPKAEKAEKSSSTDQKDSRPPEKATEDKATKGK, from the exons ATGATGAGCTTCGGCGGCGCGGACGCGCTGCTGGGCGCCCCGTTCGCGCCGCTGCACGGCGGCGGCAGCCTCCACTACGCGCTGGCCCGAAAGGGCGGCGCAGGCGGGACGCGCTCCGCCGCCGGCTCCTCCAGCGGCTTCCACTCGTGGACACGGACGTCTGTGAGCTCCGTGTCCGCCTCGCCCAGCCGCTTCCGCGGCGCAGGCGCCGCCTCAAGCACCGACTCGCTGGACACGCTGAGCAACGGGCCGGAGGGCTGCGTGGTGGCGGCGGCCACAGCGCGCAGTGAGAAGGAGCAGCTGCAGGCGCTGAACGACCGCTTCGCGGGGTACATCGACAAGGTGCGGCAGCTGGAGGCGCACAACCGCAGCCTGGAGGGCGAGGCGGCGGCGTTGCGGCAGCAGCAGGCGGGCCGCTCCGCTATGGGCGAGCTGTACGAGCGCGAGGTCCGAGAGATGCGCGGCGCGGTGCTGCGTCTGGGCGCGGCGCGCGGTCAACTACGCCTGGAGCAGGAGCACCTGCTCGAGGATATCGCGCACGTGCGCCAGCGCCTCGACGACGAGGCCCGGCAGCGagaggaggccgaggcggcggcCCGCGCGCTCGCGCGCTTCGcgcaggaggccgaggcggcgcGCGTGGAACTGCAGAAGAAGGCGCAGGCGCTGCAGGAGGAGTGCGGATACCTGCGGCGCCACCACCAGGAGGAGGTGGGCGAGCTGCTCGGTCAGATCCAGGGCTCCAGCGCCGCGCAGGCGCAGGTGCAGGCCGAGACGCGCGACGCCCTCAAGTGCGACGTGACGTCGGCGCTGCGCGAGATCCGCGCGCAGCTTGAAGGCCACGCGGTGCAGAGCACGCTACAGTCCGAGGAGTGGTTCCGAG TGAGGCTGGACCGACTGTCCGAGGCAGCCAAGGTGAACACAGACGCCATGCGCTCAGTGCAGGAGGAGATAACTGAGTACCGGCGTCAGCTGCAGGCCAGGACCACAGAGCTGGAGACACTGAAAAGCACCAAGGACTCACTGGAGAGGCAGCGCTCTGAGCTAGAGGACCGTCATCAGGCCGACATTGCCTCCTACcag GAAGCCATTCAGCAGCTGGACGCTGAGCTGAGGAACACCAAGTGGGAGATGGCAGCCCAGCTGCGAGAATACCAGGACCTGCTCAATGTCAAGATGGCTCTGGATATAGAGATAGCCGCTTACAG AAAACTCCTGGAAGGTGAAGAGTGTCGGATTGGCTTTGGCCCAATTCCTTTCTCGCTTCCCGAAGGACTCCCCAAAATTCCCGCTGTGTCCACTCACATAAAGGTCAAAAGCGAAGAGAAGGTCAAAGTGGTGGAGAAGTCTGAGAAAGAAACTGTGATTGTGGAGGAACAGACAGAGGAGACCCAAGTAACTGAAGAAGTGactgaagaagaggagaaagaggccaAAGAGGAGGAGGGCAAGGAGGAAGAAGTGGgtgaagaggaggaggcagaaggggGAGAAGAAGCAGCAAAGTCTCCCCCAGCAGAAGAGGCTGCATCCCCAGAGAAGGAAGCCAAGTCACCAGTAAAGGAAGAGGCAAAGTCACCGGCTGAGGCCAAGTCtccagagaaggaggaagcaaAATCCCCAGCCGAGGTCAAGTCCCCCGAGAAGGCCAAGTCTCCAGCAAAGGAAGAGGCAAAGTCACCGGCTGAGGCCAAGTCtccagagaaggaggaagcaaAATCTCCAGCCGAGGTCAAGTCCCCTGAGAAGGCCAAGTCTCCAGCAAAGGAAGAGGCAAAGTCACCAGCTGAGGCCAAGTCTCCAGAGAAGGCCAAGTCCCCAGTGAAGGAAGAAGCAAAGTCACCGGCTGAGGCCAAGTCCCCTGAAAAGGCCAAGTCCCCAACGAAGGAGGAAGCAAAGTCCCCCAAGAAGGCCAAGTCCCCAGAGAAGGAAGCAAAGTCCCCAGAGAAGGCCAAGTCCCCAGTGAAGGAGGAAGCCAAGTCCCCCGAGAAGGCCAAGTCCCCAGTGAAGGAGGAAGCCAAGTCCCCCGAGAAGGCCAAGTCCCCAGTGAAGGAGGAAGCCAAGTCCCCCGAGAAGGCCAAGTCCCCAGTGAAGGAGGAAGTCAAGTCCCCTGAGAAGGCCAAGTCCCCCGAGAAGGCCAAGTCCCCAGTGAAGGAGGAAGCCAAGTCCCCCGAGAAGGCCAAGTCCCCCGAGAAGGCCAAGTCCCCAGTGAAGGAGGAAGCCAAGTCCCCGGAGAAGGCCAAGTCCCCTGAGAAGGCCAAGACTCTTGATGTGAAATCTCCAGAAGCCAAGACGCCAGCGAAGGAGGAAGCAAAGTCCCCTGCAGACAAATCCCCTGAAAAGGCCAAAAGCCCTGTCAAGGAGGAGGTCAAGTCCCCAGAGAAGGCGAAGTCTCCCCTGAAGGAGGATGCCAAGGCCCCTGAGAAAGAGATCCCAAAGAAGGAAGAGGTGAAGTCCCCAGTGAAGGAGGAGAAGCCCCAAGAGGTGAAAGTCAAAGAGCCCCCaaagaaggcagaggaagagaaagccCCTGCCACGCCAAAAACGGAGGAGAAGGACAGCAAGAAAGAGGAGGCACCCAAGAAAGAGGCTCCAAAGCCCAAggtggaggagaagaaggaacCTGCTGTCGAAAAGCCCAAAGAATCCAAAGTTGAAGCCAAGAAGGAAGAGGCTGAAGATAAGAAAAAAGCCGCCACCCCAGAGAAGGAGGCTCCTGCTAAGGTGGGGGTGAAGGAAGACGCTAAACCCAAAGAGAAGACAGAGGTGGCCAAGAAGGAACCAGATGATGCCAAGGCCAAGGAACCCAGCAAACCAGCAGAGAAGGAGGAGGCGGCAGCAGCACCGGAGAAAAAAGACACCAAGGAGGAGAAGGCCAAGAAGCCTGAGGAGAAACCCAAGACAGAGGCCAAAGCCAAGGAGGATGACAAGACCCTCTCAAAGGAGCCTACCAAGCCTAAGGCGGAAAAGGCTGAAAAATCCTCCAGCACAGACCAAAAAGATAGCAGGCCTCCAGAGAAGGCCACAGAAGACAAGGCCACCAAGGGGAAGTAA